Proteins encoded in a region of the Xylocopa sonorina isolate GNS202 chromosome 1, iyXylSono1_principal, whole genome shotgun sequence genome:
- the LOC143433365 gene encoding uncharacterized protein LOC143433365 encodes MMLKAGSLPGVLVLLITAKIVASNRCLTMLEEVSTKRAVQLDGQPINIDFEVSPRVSHRLATIIMKIFLTEVLGLSGVSIIEKDDEFDVEGTFIRLSKVNVYKKTNELPMVNMEVWIPSQLDTTPLLNSLELKECGFIAPPGHFGWFVPTELSSINDNWITFTNRETASRFDVDASTLNTIGNLTVDWASNTSRCQEPLCQDGMYIPQWCQEKSCALLLASYPDVTGFVVDHIETMRLYVRVAWVGSNLKYLTETLTRELYLNRSSNSSTIDRSLVIVHWTPSDVVPNERNFTTIEFPRCGARGSSVGCQYESNRLTKIVPSRLETADKLAFDAITLAKFTGEMYEDLINRHNKFSKSMPEEEIACSWMKDNLNYTVNSWIPNIADKNILYVGGIFPMTEAFYSGTTISIAAWLAKEAINTNNTILRDYNLTLLNTDGQCKSDMVMKAFINYIVNNQYDKLVGVLGPACSETVEPLVGVSKHYKTAVISYSAEGSSFNDRTKYPYFFRTIGENKQYKHVYLQLLKKLGWKRVASLAEDGQKYTEYISYMQDMLRDNGIVFAANVKFPREREAVVMTKYLQDLKHKKAKIIIADIYDQVARQVMCEAYRLEMTAVQGYVWFLPVWLRPQWYDTDRYNKEGEQVPCTTAEMSKAINGHFGVSHAYFAPDDAIMQEGITVREWRDKYESLCRKKEKPPSNFAGFAYDAMWTYAYAIDRLLRENQSYVFNLHGDEAINRLTDIIGETDFYGVSGKIKFYGGPSRYSVINIIQFVNNETRLVGNFYPNVSETKHEVEGGVLDLNVSALVWLSKTMPDDGSEPPQRCVIAGFADFLNVSCEVGFVIVNLLGIGLLAVFGVVGFFMIRRRYERKVREREEYIQSLGLKYSQTDSDLDKWEIPRNRVFINRKLGEGAFGTVYGGDAFFPEKGWLAVAVKTLKHGSSTEEKLDFLSEVEVMKRFEHKNIIKLLGVCIKTEPVLTVMEFMLYGDLKTYLLARRHLVNHSYEDSNEISNKKLTTMALDVARALSYLAQQKYVHRDIASRNCLVSAQRVVKLGDFGMTRPMYENDYYKFSRKAMLPVRWMAPESLALGIFTPATDIWSYGVLLYEIITFGSFPFQGMSNNEVLAYVKVGNSLTVPKGVKLQLENLMYSCWRKDHSKRPTAPEIVEFLATNPQILCPCLDVPLSSVHIEHAEQIDMHLTESIRKFSLAWPPPNLGTTQFSTSTSSPLEVPSSSPLVDINDQDDKLNEESLFSDLESSRPLLLSSDEFSTGPTANLRNSNSKEKHPPRYVNVQPGTSINFDGSKTQNGGSIQLEERSVMLPEKRNSEDVSIL; translated from the exons ATGATGCTGAAGGCTGGATCTCTACCAGGCGTGTTGGTCCTGCTGATCACCGCGAAGATCGTGGCCTCGAACCGATGTCTAACCATGCTTGAAG AAGTAAGTACGAAGAGAGCGGTCCAGCTGGACGGACAACCTATAAACATTGACTTCGAGGTGTCTCCTAGAGTCAGTCATAGATTGGCCACCATAATTATGAAGATCTTCCTAACTGAGGTGCTCGGCTTGTCGGGTGTTTCTATTATTGAAAAGGACGATGAGTTCGATGTGGAAGGAACGTTCATTAGGCTGTCCAAAGTTAACGTGTATAAGAAAACGAACGA ACTGCCGATGGTGAACATGGAGGTATGGATTCCGTCGCAGCTGGACACGACACCACTGTTGAACTCGCTCGAACTTAAAGAGTGCGGATTCATCGCTCCGCCTGGTCATTTTGGCTGGTTTGTTCCTACCGAGTTGTCGTCGATCAACGACAATTGGATCACCTTCACTAATCGTGAAACGGCGTCCCGTTTCGATGTGGACGCGTCCACATTGAACACGATCGGAAATCTCACGGTTGACTGGGCCTCGAACACTTCCCGTTGCCAAGAACCATTATGTCAGGATGGAATGTATATTCCTCAGTGGTGTCAGGAAAAATCGTGCGCTCTGCTGTTGGCCAGCTATCCTGACGTCACCGGATTCGTCGTGGATCACATCGAAACGATGAGATTGTACGTGAGAGTAGCCTGGGTCGGATCGAATCTAAAGTATCTCACGGAAACTTTGACCAGGGAATTATACCTCAATCGCTCGTCGAACTCCTCGACCATTGACAG ATCTTTGGTTATCGTACACTGGACACCGAGCGACGTGGTCCCGAACGAAAGAAACTTCACGACCATCGAGTTCCCTCGTTGCGGGGCGAGAGGCTCCAGCGTTGGTTGCCAATACGAGTCAAACAGATTAACGAAGATAGTCCCAAGCAGGCTGGAGACCGCCGACAAGCTGGCCTTCGATGCGATCACTCTCGCGAAATTCACCGGTGAGATGTACGAGGATCTCATCAATCGTCATAACAAATTTTCAAAAAGCATGCCCGAAGAAGAAATCGCCTGCAGTTGGATGAAGGACAATTTAAACTATACTGTCAACTCGTGGATCCCAAATATCGCCGATAAGAACATTTTATATGTTGGTGGGATATTTCCCATGACCGAGGCGTTCTACTCGGGCACTACGATATCGATTGCTGCCTGGCTGGCGAAAGAGGCTATCAACACGAACAATACGATTCTTAGGGACTACAACCTGACGTTATTGAATACCGACGGCCAATGTAAATCGGACATGGTGATGAAGGCGTTCATCAATTACATAGTTAACAACCAGTACGATAAACTGGTCGGCGTACTGGGACCGGCTTGCTCGGAAACCGTGGAGCCTCTTGTTGGCGTCTCGAAGCATTACAAGACCGCGGTCATCAGCTACAGCGCTGAGGGATCTAGCTTTAACGATCGCACCAAGTATCCTTATTTCTTTCGGACTATTGGCGAGAACAAGCAGTACAAGCACGTTTATCTGCAACTGTTGAAGAAACTCGGATGGAAAAGGGTCGCCTCGTTGGCGGAGGATGGACAAAAGTACACCGAGTACATATCGTACATGCAGGACATGCTCAGGGATAATGGAATCGTGTTCGCGGCGAACGTAAAGTTTCCGAGAGAACGGGAGGCCGTTGTGATGACTAAG TACTTGCAAGATTTGAAGCATAAAAAGGCCAAGATCATTATCGCTGATATATACGATCAAGTGGCACGACAGGTGATGTGCGAGGCGTACAGATTAGAGATGACTGCGGTACAG GGTTACGTGTGGTTTCTGCCTGTATGGCTGCGGCCGCAATGGTACGACACTGATCGATACAATAAGGAGGGAGAACAGGTGCCCTGTACCACGGCGGAAATGAGTAAAGCGATAAATGGTCATTTCGGTGTGTCTCATGCGTATTTTGCCCCCGACGACGCGATCATGCAAGAGGGAATAACTGTTCGGGAATGGCGCGACAAATACGAGAGTCTCtgtagaaaaaaagagaaaccacCCTCTAATTTCGCTGGTTTCGCGTACGACGCTATGTGGACGTACGCGTACGCGATAGACCGGCTTCTGCGAGAAAATCAGAGTTACGTTTTCAACCTCCACGGCGATGAGGCTATCAACCGGTTGACGGACATTATCGGCGAAACGGATTTTTATGGG GTGTCCggtaaaattaaattttacgGTGGTCCCTCGAGATACTCGGTAATTAACATCATCCAGTTTGTTAACAATGAAACTCGATTGGTTGGCAATTTCTACCCCAACGTGTCGGAGACAAAGCACGAAGTTGAGGGTGGTGTGTTAGATTTAAACGTCTCTGCCCTCGTGTGGTTATCAAAGACCATGCCAGACGATGGCTCGGAACCACCGCAACGATGCGTTATCGCCGGTTTTGCTGACTTTTTGAACGTATCCTGTGAAGTGGGATTCGTAATCGTTAATCTACTTGGTATTGGTTTACTTGCAGTATTTGGAGTCGTGGGGTTCTTCATGATCCGAAGGAG ATACGAGCGGAAAGTTCGCGAACGCGAGGAGTACATCCAATCGTTAGGTCTGAAATATTCTCAAACGGATAGCGACTTAGACAAATGGGAGATACCTAGAAATCGGGTGTTCATCAATAGGAAATTGGGCGAGGGTGCGTTCGGAACAGTTTACGGTGGTGACGCGTTTTTCCCGGAGAAAGGCTGGCTAGCCGTGGCAGTGAAAACTCTGAAACATGGGAGCTCTACCGAAGAAAAGCTGGACTTCCTCAGCGAGGTGGAAGTGATGAAGAGATTCGAGCACAAGAACATAATCAAACTGCTGGGCGTGTGCATTAAAACTGAACCAGTCTTAACGGTTATGGAGTTCATGCTGTACGGCGATTTAAAGACAtatctccttgctagaagaCATCTGGTGAATCATAGTTACGAGGACTCGAATGAGATTTCGAATAAAAAATTAACTACAATGGCGTTGGATGTAGCTAGGGCGCTTAGTTATTTGGCTCAACAGAAGTATGTTCATCG GGATATTGCCTCTCGTAATTGCTTGGTCAGCGCCCAACGTGTGGTAAAGCTTGGCGATTTCGGAATGACGAGGCCAATGTACGAGAATGATTATTATAAATTTAGCCGAAAAG CTATGCTGCCAGTAAGATGGATGGCACCAGAGTCCCTGGCCCTCGGAATCTTCACCCCAGCCACTGATATCTGGTCCTATGGTGTTCTATTATATGAGATTATTACATTTGGTAGCTTTCCCTTCCAGGGGATGAGCAACAACGAAGTATTAGCATATGTTAAGGTTGGGAACTCGTTGACTGTTCCTAAGGGAGTTAAATTGCAGCT ggaAAACTTGATGTATTCTTGCTGGAGAAAAGACCACTCGAAGAGGCCGACGGCCCCAGAGATTGTTGAATTCCTAGCTACGAATCCGCAAATTCTATGTCCATGTCTAGACGTTCCTCTGTCCAGCGTGCATATCGAGCACGCTGAACAAATAGATATGCATCTAACGGAGAGTATAAGAAAGTTCTCCTTAGCCTGGCCACCTCCAAACCTTGGCACGACACAATTTTCGACTTCGACATCGAGTCCTTTGGAAGTACCCAGTTCTTCTCCCTTGGTGGATATCAACGACCAGGACGATAAATTGAACGAGGAATCGCTGTTCAGCGATTTAGAGAGCTCCAGACCTCTGCTGTTGAGCTCTGATGAATTCTCGACTGGTCCAACGGCGAACTTGAGGAATTCCAATTCGAAAGAGAAACATCCGCCCAGATACGTCAATGTCCAGCCAGGAACGTCGATCAACTTCGACGGTTCTAAGACTCAAAACGGTGGGAGCATTCAGCTGGAGGAGAGGAGCGTTATGCTGCCGGAGAAAAGGAACTCGGAGGACGTATCGATCCTCTGA